One Desulfonatronovibrio hydrogenovorans DSM 9292 DNA segment encodes these proteins:
- a CDS encoding pilus assembly PilX family protein, with the protein MYKTDFIPIQGDGQHGAALVMALLIMLVLSIIIIGFSTDVDLDLKISRNLQLKNQAFNWAETGLEVSEELVAYSMDTRGEEPQDFLIHNSYLGQVTDGPLFLTNKAKITIASGQDLLAEVDVQYMGSRPGEGGSIIIAAGYEGIGKGAGSSGGLHSYFQLGGRGFERHNSRQDINTMYRHVLR; encoded by the coding sequence ATGTACAAGACAGATTTCATACCCATCCAGGGAGATGGACAGCACGGTGCCGCTCTGGTGATGGCACTGCTGATCATGCTTGTCTTAAGCATAATTATCATTGGCTTTTCCACAGACGTTGACCTGGACCTCAAAATTTCCCGCAACCTGCAGCTTAAAAACCAGGCCTTTAATTGGGCCGAGACCGGACTTGAAGTTTCTGAAGAACTTGTTGCCTACTCCATGGACACCAGAGGAGAAGAGCCTCAAGACTTCCTTATCCACAACAGCTATCTTGGCCAGGTAACTGACGGTCCTCTCTTTTTGACCAATAAAGCTAAAATCACAATAGCATCAGGACAGGACCTGCTTGCAGAGGTGGATGTCCAATACATGGGATCTCGACCTGGAGAAGGGGGATCAATCATTATTGCGGCCGGCTATGAAGGAATAGGCAAGGGAGCAGGTTCCTCCGGCGGCCTGCACAGCTATTTTCAGCTTGGAGGCAGGGGATTTGAGAGACATAACAGCCGCCAGGATATCAATACCATGTACCGCCATGTGCTCAGGTAG
- a CDS encoding type IV pilus modification PilV family protein, which yields MQCRQSNSGFTLVEVLIAVVILAVGILAWVSTQQSAVLNRGLSRSMTVATELAQGKIEELSIKTDDVCDPDDSCSGQTAYSIGGFEYILEWNLLRQSLQDENDEPVPDSRPFWKIQVAAEWDYKGPKSLLAERIVLEK from the coding sequence ATGCAATGTAGGCAAAGTAATTCCGGCTTCACCCTTGTTGAGGTGCTGATAGCTGTAGTCATCCTGGCAGTAGGAATACTGGCCTGGGTCAGCACACAGCAATCTGCGGTTCTTAACCGGGGGCTAAGCAGAAGCATGACCGTAGCAACTGAGCTTGCCCAGGGTAAAATCGAAGAACTGTCCATAAAGACAGATGACGTCTGTGATCCTGATGATTCCTGTTCAGGACAAACTGCTTACTCCATTGGCGGTTTTGAATATATCCTGGAATGGAATCTGTTAAGACAGTCGCTTCAAGACGAAAACGATGAGCCAGTTCCTGACAGCAGACCATTCTGGAAAATTCAAGTCGCAGCAGAATGGGATTACAAGGGACCAAAAAGCCTCCTTGCAGAAAGGATTGTACTGGAGAAATAG
- a CDS encoding PilW family protein — MAGKKLKPAQMGLTLVEMLITMVGMVVIIGGLTMVFMSQSRMSVSEEELVDLQMNLRVATDRLSTLLSHAGFGSNDSFLQGKNLEGFSRPVSDIANNNSASDDTNPDSVIIISAFPLRDSKSPPGPVTIESIAGSTVSLSDKPSLAIGTAAFRNHLTFFPNFEGNSFFTIEGYDGNSEVGLDVDVEGITVEGASVFLVVPVEIQLVEYKLRFRNYAYTSSLHWEIAQNIEDMHFQYSLDGKTWWDQVDLSNLHQIQKIRFWLLGRSSKPVRDASSRQYELADLKENMGDPSKCVELVSKEEGEQCIFYRVGPFNDGHLRMLSRGEVVLRNAM, encoded by the coding sequence ATGGCTGGAAAGAAACTAAAGCCCGCTCAGATGGGCCTGACCCTCGTTGAAATGCTTATCACCATGGTTGGCATGGTGGTGATCATTGGTGGACTGACCATGGTATTCATGTCTCAAAGCAGAATGTCTGTGTCAGAAGAAGAGCTTGTAGATCTCCAGATGAACCTCAGGGTGGCCACAGATAGGCTTTCCACTCTGCTCAGCCATGCCGGATTCGGCAGCAATGACTCCTTTCTCCAGGGGAAAAATCTCGAAGGTTTCTCCAGGCCGGTATCCGACATAGCAAACAATAACTCGGCTTCCGATGACACAAATCCCGATTCAGTTATCATAATATCTGCCTTTCCCCTGAGAGACTCAAAATCACCACCTGGTCCGGTCACCATCGAATCCATTGCAGGAAGCACTGTCAGCCTGTCAGACAAACCATCTCTTGCTATCGGCACTGCAGCATTTAGAAATCACCTGACTTTCTTTCCAAACTTTGAAGGAAATTCCTTTTTTACCATTGAAGGTTACGATGGAAACAGTGAGGTCGGTCTTGATGTTGACGTTGAAGGCATTACTGTTGAAGGAGCAAGTGTTTTTCTGGTGGTCCCGGTTGAGATCCAGCTGGTGGAATACAAACTCAGATTCAGGAATTATGCCTATACTTCGTCATTACATTGGGAAATTGCCCAAAACATCGAGGACATGCATTTTCAATATTCACTTGATGGCAAGACCTGGTGGGATCAGGTTGACCTCTCAAATCTGCATCAGATCCAGAAAATTCGCTTCTGGCTTTTGGGAAGAAGCTCAAAGCCAGTCAGAGACGCCTCCTCCCGGCAGTACGAACTGGCAGATCTTAAAGAAAACATGGGTGATCCTTCAAAGTGCGTGGAGCTGGTATCCAAGGAAGAGGGCGAGCAGTGCATTTTCTACAGAGTCGGTCCCTTTAACGATGGGCACTTGCGAATGTTGAGCCGAGGAGAGGTGGTGCTGCGCAATGCAATGTAG
- a CDS encoding GspH/FimT family pseudopilin, producing the protein MLNKKKSASCHGLTIIEALLTLAIISILSGIALVYINSDSFRLNSEARNLRSALSQARMLAVKTNQSATVKIWTGKYEDSSGVVVDLQAQGLTLAFSGGGSLPDGGYTLRFSPSGTTPNSHYHLSNQSGETISIRMNSVGRIWLERN; encoded by the coding sequence ATGCTCAACAAAAAAAAATCTGCTTCCTGCCATGGACTGACCATAATCGAAGCCCTGCTGACCTTGGCCATTATTTCAATATTATCGGGTATCGCCCTGGTATATATCAATTCTGACAGCTTCCGTTTAAACTCTGAAGCCAGGAACTTAAGATCTGCACTTTCTCAGGCCCGGATGCTGGCTGTAAAAACGAATCAATCTGCTACAGTCAAAATCTGGACCGGAAAATACGAAGACAGCTCAGGAGTAGTAGTGGATCTGCAAGCCCAGGGATTAACACTGGCCTTTTCCGGTGGAGGAAGCCTGCCTGATGGAGGATACACTTTAAGGTTTTCTCCATCAGGCACTACTCCGAACAGTCATTACCATTTATCAAACCAGTCCGGAGAGACAATCAGCATCAGAATGAATTCAGTAGGCAGGATATGGCTGGAAAGAAACTAA
- a CDS encoding pyridoxine 5'-phosphate synthase → MPVLVVNVDHIATIRQARMGVEPDPVTGAHLAEMAGARGIIVHLREDRRHIQDRDVQLLRETLKTNLHFEMAATGEMQRIALKTKPYMVCLVPEKREELTTEGGLDCVGREKILSDFLTPFHESGVRSSLFIDADPRQIDAAARAGAEYVEIHTGHYADAAGHKERQQELEKIVSGIRHAQGLGLKVNLGHGLNYHNIFGFSKVSGIHEFSIGHSIISRAVFTGMAEAVKAMSDIIQNFVE, encoded by the coding sequence ATGCCGGTACTGGTTGTAAACGTCGATCATATAGCCACCATCAGACAGGCCAGAATGGGGGTCGAGCCGGATCCGGTTACAGGAGCCCATCTGGCAGAAATGGCCGGAGCCAGAGGAATAATTGTTCATTTGCGTGAGGACCGCAGGCACATCCAGGACAGGGATGTGCAACTGTTACGGGAAACTCTCAAGACCAACCTGCATTTCGAAATGGCTGCCACAGGAGAAATGCAGAGAATTGCTTTGAAGACCAAGCCTTATATGGTCTGCCTTGTCCCGGAGAAACGCGAAGAGTTGACCACAGAAGGCGGTCTGGACTGCGTGGGCAGGGAAAAAATACTGTCTGATTTTCTGACACCTTTCCATGAATCGGGGGTAAGGAGCAGTCTGTTCATTGATGCCGACCCCAGGCAAATAGATGCTGCGGCCAGGGCGGGTGCCGAGTATGTGGAGATCCATACCGGGCATTATGCTGATGCAGCCGGGCACAAAGAGAGGCAGCAGGAACTGGAAAAGATAGTCTCAGGAATCCGCCATGCCCAGGGGCTCGGTTTGAAGGTCAACCTTGGTCACGGTCTTAATTACCATAATATTTTCGGATTTTCCAAAGTCAGCGGTATCCATGAGTTTTCAATTGGCCACAGTATTATTTCCAGGGCCGTGTTTACCGGGATGGCCGAGGCAGTGAAGGCCATGTCTGACATTATTCAGAATTTTGTGGAGTAA
- a CDS encoding holo-[acyl-carrier-protein] synthase, with protein MIVGLGLDVVEISRVDSVFKKFRGRFVSRILTPNESEKLPPVDPVFYLASRFAAKEAGVKALGTGFSRGITLQHLEISNNSLGAPELMFAGPALERARELGADRIHLSMSHGRNTAAAVVILERLT; from the coding sequence ATGATAGTAGGATTAGGCCTGGATGTGGTGGAAATCAGCAGAGTGGATTCTGTGTTCAAGAAATTCAGAGGCCGTTTTGTTTCCAGGATCCTTACACCCAATGAGTCGGAAAAACTTCCTCCTGTTGACCCTGTTTTCTATCTCGCCTCAAGATTCGCTGCCAAAGAGGCCGGAGTAAAGGCTCTGGGCACCGGGTTTTCCAGAGGAATCACCCTGCAGCACCTGGAAATTTCGAACAACAGCTTGGGAGCACCAGAGCTTATGTTTGCCGGTCCCGCTCTTGAGCGGGCCAGAGAACTCGGGGCTGACAGGATTCACTTGTCCATGAGTCATGGCCGGAACACTGCGGCTGCTGTGGTCATTCTTGAAAGATTAACATAA
- a CDS encoding bifunctional ADP-dependent NAD(P)H-hydrate dehydratase/NAD(P)H-hydrate epimerase, which yields MYLPLPIPEEMAEWDRLTMDELGILPEILMENASREALNTIKFRFENFRGGSALVFAGSGNNGGDAFALARHLWNHDVKVMILHSKRLKEYAGAAAYHLSLVRSLDIPLMYLHEYNLDFLKGVDIIVDGLLGTGFSGQLRDSYIEWIKAINKLAKKSYVISLDIPSGIDGITGKPSPVAVRADDTITFEEAKLGLLQPDAREYVGCLSVGKIGIPKKIKRDNPPQHFALNIQVLDQVAFPKKTMHKGEGGHVLVVGGSSGLSGAAVLSALGALRAGAGLVTIACPGALAREIRAGWPEIMVLPLGDSQDWHKGLMQDLVPWLPKFSSVIVGPGMGRSSDTAGFIKAYLDNIHPRSLFDADALYFFARDKNLFKKMAKAEDVIFTPHPGEMARFFDTTATEVNRDRTHFAREFIRQFGGNLVLKGACTIIAGKESPFYVSPFAVPNLAVGGAGDVLAGVIGSLMGQNLEPVDAANIGVYWHGLAGKELAKAYPFRGNLAREIADALPGILAKVRSKETECCPDSLF from the coding sequence ATGTATTTACCTTTACCGATTCCTGAAGAAATGGCTGAGTGGGACAGGCTGACCATGGATGAGCTGGGGATTTTGCCTGAAATACTCATGGAAAACGCCAGTCGGGAGGCATTGAACACCATCAAGTTCAGGTTTGAAAATTTCCGGGGAGGATCAGCCCTGGTCTTTGCCGGATCAGGAAACAACGGTGGTGATGCCTTTGCCTTGGCCCGGCATTTGTGGAATCATGACGTAAAGGTGATGATCCTTCATTCCAAAAGGCTCAAGGAATATGCCGGGGCTGCTGCCTATCATCTTTCCCTGGTCCGAAGCCTTGATATTCCTTTGATGTACCTGCATGAGTACAATCTTGATTTTCTAAAAGGAGTGGACATTATAGTTGACGGTCTTTTGGGAACCGGATTTTCCGGTCAGCTGCGGGACAGCTACATTGAATGGATCAAGGCTATAAACAAACTGGCCAAAAAGAGCTACGTAATATCCCTGGACATACCCTCGGGTATTGATGGTATTACGGGTAAGCCCAGTCCGGTTGCGGTCAGGGCCGACGACACCATAACCTTTGAAGAGGCCAAGCTGGGTCTTCTCCAGCCTGATGCAAGGGAGTACGTGGGCTGCCTTTCGGTGGGGAAGATTGGAATCCCCAAAAAAATTAAACGGGACAACCCTCCTCAGCATTTTGCCCTGAATATCCAGGTTCTGGACCAGGTGGCTTTTCCCAAGAAAACCATGCACAAGGGCGAAGGCGGTCATGTCCTTGTGGTGGGTGGCTCAAGCGGTCTTTCCGGGGCTGCAGTGCTCTCGGCCCTGGGAGCTTTGCGGGCCGGTGCAGGACTGGTGACCATTGCCTGTCCCGGTGCCCTGGCCCGGGAGATAAGGGCTGGATGGCCGGAGATTATGGTCCTTCCCCTGGGTGATTCCCAGGACTGGCATAAAGGGCTGATGCAGGACCTGGTTCCCTGGTTGCCTAAGTTCAGCTCGGTCATAGTAGGTCCTGGCATGGGACGTTCTTCAGACACTGCCGGTTTTATCAAGGCCTACCTTGATAATATACATCCCAGGTCACTCTTTGATGCCGATGCTCTCTACTTTTTTGCCAGGGATAAGAATCTGTTCAAGAAGATGGCCAAGGCCGAGGATGTAATTTTTACCCCGCATCCCGGGGAAATGGCCAGGTTTTTTGATACCACAGCCACTGAAGTAAACAGAGACAGGACGCACTTTGCCAGGGAATTCATCCGTCAGTTCGGAGGGAATCTGGTCCTGAAGGGGGCGTGTACCATTATTGCCGGAAAGGAGTCCCCATTCTACGTGTCACCTTTTGCCGTGCCCAACCTGGCTGTGGGCGGAGCCGGGGACGTTCTGGCCGGGGTTATTGGAAGCCTTATGGGCCAGAATCTTGAACCTGTGGATGCCGCTAATATCGGGGTCTACTGGCATGGTCTGGCCGGCAAAGAGCTGGCTAAGGCCTATCCCTTCAGGGGCAACCTGGCCAGGGAAATTGCTGATGCTCTTCCAGGAATTCTGGCCAAGGTCAGAAGCAAGGAAACCGAATGCTGTCCTGATTCGTTATTCTGA
- a CDS encoding CBS domain-containing protein: MITAKDIMTKNPIVVRPETEIPEAAKLLLEKNINGIPVVNDQNELVGIICQSDLVAMQRKIPVPSLFTLFDSLLPLGSTSKMDREIKKIAAARVEDAMTPSPVHVGEDTGLEDLAEIMVNKKFHTLPVVENGRLVGVVGKADVLKTLMKEK; encoded by the coding sequence ATGATTACTGCCAAGGATATAATGACCAAAAACCCCATCGTGGTCCGGCCGGAAACCGAGATCCCCGAGGCAGCAAAGCTGCTTCTGGAGAAAAATATAAACGGGATTCCGGTTGTCAACGATCAGAATGAACTAGTGGGAATCATCTGTCAGAGTGATCTGGTGGCCATGCAGAGAAAGATTCCTGTTCCTTCCTTATTTACTCTTTTTGACAGTCTCCTCCCTCTTGGCTCTACTTCGAAAATGGACAGGGAGATCAAAAAAATCGCTGCGGCCAGGGTGGAGGATGCCATGACCCCGTCTCCTGTACATGTAGGCGAAGACACAGGCCTTGAGGATCTGGCTGAAATAATGGTCAATAAAAAGTTTCACACCCTGCCTGTGGTGGAAAATGGCAGGCTGGTGGGAGTTGTGGGCAAGGCTGATGTGCTCAAGACCCTGATGAAGGAAAAATAG
- the tsaE gene encoding tRNA (adenosine(37)-N6)-threonylcarbamoyltransferase complex ATPase subunit type 1 TsaE, whose product MGRIEKICFDLKDQEATLDFGQKLARLLMRSAEYPTVMFRGPLGAGKTTMIRGIVSGLPGGAEAEVSSPSFNILNIYPTTPETAHFDLYRLEGAGLDPESEDILFEGNRLVLVEWSELLPARLMPEQALVLEIQIKKDHRVVQLSSVGQVQLDLESIG is encoded by the coding sequence GTGGGCAGAATTGAAAAAATCTGTTTTGATCTGAAAGACCAGGAAGCCACCCTTGATTTTGGTCAAAAGCTGGCCCGGCTCTTGATGAGGAGTGCAGAATATCCAACCGTGATGTTCAGGGGACCTCTGGGTGCGGGCAAAACGACCATGATCAGGGGGATCGTGTCTGGTCTGCCTGGAGGTGCTGAAGCTGAGGTGAGCAGCCCCAGCTTTAATATCCTGAATATTTATCCCACTACACCTGAGACGGCCCATTTTGATTTATACAGGCTGGAAGGTGCTGGTCTTGATCCGGAAAGTGAAGATATCCTGTTTGAAGGAAACAGGCTGGTCCTGGTGGAGTGGAGCGAGCTGCTTCCTGCTCGGCTGATGCCGGAGCAGGCCCTAGTTCTTGAAATACAGATTAAAAAGGATCATAGGGTGGTTCAGTTAAGTTCAGTTGGGCAAGTCCAGCTGGACCTGGAATCAATTGGATAG
- a CDS encoding aspartate kinase produces the protein MRILVQKFGGTSVADLECMHKVREKVLKALDNGYKVVVVLSAMSGVTNRLLDMAHSWSKSPDPCEMDVLLATGEQTSVALFSMILKDCGIKARSFLGFQIPIRTDKSFGRARILDIDKEIVQDVLTRYDVLVVAGFQGCDCEQRITTLGRGGSDTSAVAMAAALGAEVCEIYTDVDGVYTTDPNICPQARKIKKIAYDEMLEMASMGAKVLQIRSVEFAKKFNVPVHVRSTFSHEPGTLVVQEDKSMESAMVSGVAYDKDQARITLAGVYDEPGVAAKIFEPISGANIVVDMIVQNPSREGKTDMTFTVPKGNIKETIKILERIKGEIGAKDVLYDADVAKVSVIGVGMRNHAGVAAIAFSALKNENINIMIISTSEIKISCLIEEKYTELAVRTLHEAFGLDHEAVRTTC, from the coding sequence ATGCGGATTCTGGTGCAAAAGTTTGGCGGGACCTCGGTGGCTGACCTTGAGTGTATGCACAAGGTCAGGGAGAAGGTTTTAAAGGCCCTGGACAACGGTTATAAGGTCGTGGTTGTTCTCTCGGCCATGTCCGGAGTAACTAATCGACTTTTAGACATGGCTCATTCCTGGTCCAAAAGTCCTGATCCCTGTGAGATGGATGTCCTTCTGGCTACAGGGGAGCAGACTTCGGTCGCCCTGTTCAGCATGATTCTCAAGGATTGCGGGATTAAGGCCAGGTCTTTTCTTGGTTTCCAGATACCCATCAGGACTGACAAGAGTTTTGGCAGGGCCAGGATACTGGATATCGACAAAGAAATCGTCCAGGATGTGTTGACCAGATACGACGTGCTGGTGGTGGCTGGATTTCAGGGGTGCGACTGTGAGCAGCGCATAACCACCCTGGGACGGGGAGGGTCTGATACCTCGGCGGTGGCCATGGCAGCCGCCCTGGGCGCTGAAGTTTGTGAGATCTACACTGATGTTGACGGGGTATACACCACTGATCCGAATATCTGCCCCCAGGCCAGGAAGATCAAGAAGATAGCCTATGATGAGATGCTGGAAATGGCCAGCATGGGGGCCAAAGTCCTGCAGATCAGGTCGGTGGAATTCGCCAAAAAATTCAATGTTCCGGTCCATGTGCGATCCACCTTCAGCCATGAGCCCGGAACTTTAGTCGTTCAGGAGGATAAGAGCATGGAATCGGCAATGGTTTCAGGGGTAGCCTATGATAAGGATCAGGCCAGGATCACCTTGGCTGGGGTATATGATGAACCCGGAGTAGCGGCCAAGATATTCGAGCCCATTTCCGGAGCCAATATTGTTGTGGATATGATTGTTCAGAATCCCAGCAGGGAAGGCAAAACCGATATGACTTTCACCGTACCCAAAGGTAATATCAAGGAAACCATCAAGATCCTGGAGAGGATCAAGGGTGAAATCGGGGCAAAAGACGTCCTGTACGATGCTGATGTGGCCAAAGTTTCGGTTATTGGAGTAGGTATGCGCAACCATGCCGGAGTGGCGGCCATTGCTTTTTCTGCTCTGAAAAATGAGAATATCAATATTATGATAATCAGCACTTCGGAGATCAAGATTTCCTGCCTCATTGAAGAGAAATACACTGAACTGGCTGTGCGTACTCTGCACGAGGCCTTTGGCCTGGATCATGAGGCAGTCAGGACCACCTGTTAA
- the cimA gene encoding citramalate synthase, with amino-acid sequence MSTIKIYDTTLRDGSQAEDVHFSTEDKVRIACKLDELGIHYIEGGWPASNPTDQKFFREIKNYALKNSRIAAFGSTHPAKKTPETDSNLAALIAAETDVVTIFGKTWDVHVHDALRTTLERNLELIYNSLAYLRPRVRELFFDAEHFFDGFKANRDYAVSCLEKALEGGADVVILCDTNGGSTPTEISEIVREVKSRIPDMPFGIHTHNDSELAVANSLMAAELGAVQVQGTINGYGERCGNANLCSIIPCLQLKMGVKCLPEKKLSLLSSTAHYVAEIANLGAFHRQPFVGRSAFAHKGGIHVSAVRRNARTYEHIVPELVGNKQRILLSDLAGQSNILFKAKRYGFHLDKDDPFVLDLLSKLKNLESQGYEYSAAEASFELLLNRTLGRARKYFTLDSYRVLESKRDKDEEPFSEATVMVRVGGMLEHTAATGKGPVNALDNSLRKALEKFYPSLSEMHLADFKVRVFSVNNTNNYSGTASRVRVLIESADHTSQWVTVGVSFNIIEASRQALVDSLNYKLFKDDQQKLTKAIKEAEKD; translated from the coding sequence ATGAGTACAATAAAAATATATGACACTACTCTGCGCGACGGTTCCCAGGCCGAGGACGTTCACTTTTCAACCGAAGACAAGGTAAGAATAGCCTGCAAACTAGATGAACTGGGAATCCACTACATCGAAGGCGGCTGGCCAGCATCCAATCCCACTGATCAGAAGTTTTTCAGGGAGATCAAGAATTACGCCCTTAAGAACTCCAGGATCGCTGCCTTTGGCAGCACCCATCCTGCTAAAAAAACTCCGGAAACAGATTCCAACCTGGCAGCCCTGATTGCTGCTGAGACTGATGTGGTTACGATATTCGGCAAGACCTGGGACGTACATGTCCATGATGCCTTAAGAACCACTCTGGAAAGAAACCTTGAGCTGATTTACAATTCTCTGGCCTATTTAAGGCCCAGGGTCAGAGAGCTTTTTTTTGATGCAGAACACTTTTTCGACGGGTTCAAGGCCAACAGGGACTACGCTGTTTCCTGCCTGGAAAAAGCCCTTGAGGGGGGGGCTGATGTTGTGATCCTGTGTGACACCAACGGGGGGTCCACACCCACTGAAATCAGCGAAATAGTCAGGGAAGTGAAAAGCAGGATTCCGGATATGCCCTTTGGCATCCACACCCACAATGACTCTGAACTGGCTGTGGCCAATTCCCTCATGGCTGCGGAGCTTGGAGCTGTCCAGGTCCAGGGGACCATTAATGGCTACGGCGAGCGGTGCGGTAATGCAAATCTCTGTTCCATCATCCCCTGCCTGCAGCTCAAGATGGGGGTAAAATGCCTGCCTGAGAAAAAGCTGAGTCTGTTGTCTTCTACTGCCCATTATGTGGCCGAAATAGCCAACCTGGGCGCTTTTCATCGTCAGCCATTTGTGGGAAGGTCGGCATTCGCCCATAAAGGGGGGATTCATGTGAGCGCTGTACGTCGTAATGCCAGGACTTATGAGCATATTGTGCCGGAGCTGGTGGGCAACAAACAGCGCATCCTTCTGTCAGACCTGGCCGGCCAGAGCAACATCCTGTTTAAAGCCAAAAGATACGGGTTTCACCTGGACAAGGATGATCCTTTTGTCCTGGATCTTTTATCCAAACTCAAGAACCTGGAGAGTCAGGGTTACGAATACTCAGCTGCAGAGGCTTCTTTTGAGCTTTTGCTTAACAGGACCCTGGGGCGGGCCAGGAAATATTTCACCCTGGACTCATACAGGGTCCTGGAATCCAAGCGGGATAAAGATGAAGAGCCCTTTTCCGAGGCTACGGTCATGGTCCGGGTGGGGGGAATGCTTGAGCACACGGCAGCCACCGGTAAAGGGCCGGTCAATGCTCTGGATAACTCCCTGCGCAAGGCCCTGGAAAAGTTCTATCCGTCCCTGTCTGAAATGCACTTGGCTGACTTCAAGGTCAGGGTGTTTTCGGTGAACAATACCAACAACTATTCAGGAACCGCTTCCAGGGTCAGGGTGCTTATTGAGTCTGCAGACCATACTTCCCAATGGGTGACTGTGGGAGTTTCATTCAATATAATTGAGGCGAGCCGCCAGGCATTGGTGGATTCCTTGAACTACAAGCTGTTCAAGGATGACCAGCAGAAACTGACCAAGGCCATCAAGGAGGCCGAAAAAGACTAG
- a CDS encoding replication-associated recombination protein A: MQKPLAEQIRPGSLEEFVGQSHLKTRIKAMIQGTRLQSTLFFGPPGCGKSTLALIIAAGQGKKHIRLSAPEVGLAELRKRISGIEILILDELHRFSKAQQDFFLPLLETGEIILLATTTENPSFSVTRQLLSRMNILRLRSLSRVELLEIAARAQKVIDHPIPDSSQELLAALAGGDARIFLNLLEYVRDLDPKDLEPDRLKTALPDAVIRGDRDGDSHYELASALIKSIRGSDPDAALYYLACLLESGEDPRFVCRRLVLSASEDVGLAEPMALPVAVSCQHAVEFVGMPEGFIPLAETVVYLALAPKSNSSYAGYLAAQKEVRLNGPRPVPLHLRNPSTSLHKEWGYGQGYRYPHAYPEAWISQEYLPADLAGRKFYTPKAQGHEPRLLAWLKKRKKL, from the coding sequence ATGCAAAAGCCACTTGCCGAACAGATCCGGCCCGGATCCCTAGAAGAATTTGTCGGGCAAAGTCATTTAAAAACCAGAATCAAGGCCATGATCCAGGGAACTCGATTACAGAGCACCCTTTTTTTTGGCCCTCCTGGATGTGGGAAATCCACTTTGGCCCTGATCATCGCCGCAGGTCAGGGAAAAAAACATATCCGGCTGAGCGCCCCTGAAGTGGGTCTGGCAGAGCTGCGGAAAAGGATTTCCGGCATCGAGATTCTCATCCTGGATGAGCTCCACCGTTTTTCCAAGGCCCAGCAGGATTTTTTTCTTCCTCTGCTGGAAACCGGAGAGATAATCCTCCTGGCCACAACCACTGAAAATCCATCATTCAGCGTGACCCGTCAGCTTTTGTCCAGGATGAACATATTAAGGCTCAGGAGCCTCAGCCGGGTTGAGCTGCTGGAGATTGCAGCCAGAGCGCAAAAGGTCATTGATCACCCGATTCCGGATAGCAGCCAGGAGCTGCTGGCTGCCCTGGCCGGCGGTGATGCCAGGATTTTTCTGAACCTTCTGGAATATGTCCGGGATCTTGATCCAAAAGACCTTGAGCCTGACCGGCTCAAAACAGCCTTGCCTGATGCGGTCATCAGGGGGGACCGAGACGGAGACAGTCACTACGAACTGGCCTCGGCCCTGATCAAGTCCATCAGGGGAAGCGATCCAGATGCAGCCCTTTATTATCTGGCCTGCTTGCTGGAGTCAGGGGAGGATCCAAGATTTGTCTGCCGCAGACTGGTCCTGTCTGCTTCTGAAGATGTCGGACTGGCCGAGCCCATGGCCTTGCCAGTGGCTGTGTCCTGCCAGCATGCGGTGGAATTTGTGGGAATGCCCGAGGGATTCATTCCGCTGGCTGAAACTGTTGTCTACCTCGCTCTGGCTCCCAAGTCCAATTCATCCTATGCCGGCTATCTGGCCGCTCAGAAAGAGGTCCGTTTAAACGGACCCAGGCCTGTGCCCCTGCATTTGAGAAATCCTTCCACCAGCCTGCACAAGGAGTGGGGATATGGCCAGGGCTACAGGTACCCTCACGCCTACCCTGAAGCCTGGATAAGTCAGGAATATCTCCCGGCTGATCTGGCTGGCAGAAAATTCTATACCCCCAAGGCCCAGGGTCACGAGCCAAGGCTTCTGGCCTGGCTGAAAAAAAGAAAAAAGCTATAG